The window AAAGGAAGTCATTGAGGAATGTGCACAAATTGCAGATGATTTAGGATACGAGCAGTTAGAGTTTCTAGTAGGAGATATTAATGACTACAATGACGAAACTGCTGTGGATATGGTTGTCACGCTTCATGCCTGCGATGTTGCAACAGATATGGCACTTGCTAGAGCCGTAAAATGGGATGCGAGCGTAATTTTAAGTGTACCTTGCTGTCAGCATGAATTAAACACACAGCTAAATGCACCGGGTTTAGATATTATGTTGAAACATGGACTAATAAAGGAACGTTTTGCTGCCCTAGCAACGGACTCCATTCGAGCGGAGATTTTGAATATGGTTGGCTACGAGGCACAATTAGTCGAGTTTATCGATATGGAAAACACACCGAAAAACATATTGATACGTGCTTATAAAACTGGTAAAAAACCAACCTCTGAACAAATGATAAGTTATCAACAATTTAAACAGATGCTAAATGCAAAGCCATTTTTGGAGAATGAATTGAAGGATTATCTCAATTGATAAAGATTGAAATATTATGCTACTGGGGGTTTTACCGATGAAAGAACCAACTATTAAAAAGGTAGCCTATGGTATAGCAATGGCGATTGCAATAATCATTGTGCACTTTATCGATGCTCGCGTTTATGCGATGCCTCCAATTTTCGCATTGTTTTTAGCGATTTTCATAACCTATCTTGGTATTGTATCAATAAATAAATTCGATAGATTGGATCAACCGATTTCTAGAACTAATTATAATTTAATAAATGGAGTCGTTGTACTTGTTCTTTTTATCGCTTATTTTAAGATTTCTGGATAAGAAAAACCGGGTAAAAAGATGCCCAGTTTAAGTCCAAAACCTGTTTCTATCGTTTCCGAAGGGCTTTGGACAGACATTTTACTATATGATTGCCGAGGGAATTTTTAGGGATGCTGGTTGGTTGTGACGTTCGTCACAACCAACCAGCATCCCTTTTTTTCGTTAATCTAATGGCGTTTATCCCGCATTAACAGGTAGTAGATAACTGCCCGTAAAAGCCCGAATGGTTCAACTAACAATTAGTGGTGGATGAAGCCCCATTAATTGAAGTTTCACTTTATCTGTCCGTCGCCCTTCTACAACTCTTAGAAACAGGTAAGTGAGTTTTTGGATAACTAGAGAAAAAATACTTTCCTATTCGTAGAGGGGATGACAGTCTAGGTACGCGACATCGTGGTGCTCCTGCGCAAAGCTCGTCGCAAAATAAAAACTATTTCGCAACGACTGCCTGACCCGCATCATGCGGGCCCCGAAGATACAATTTCGTTCGCTATTACGCTTCTTTATTTAGTGAACACTTATTATTTCACTGTATATATTCACTAGAATAAAAGAAAATCTACTTACTTCATCCTTCATGACAGCATAGTATCCCTAATTCAACAGACGATTTTATCCCTATATTAATTTTGACTACTCTTATCATCTAAGCAAGAAAGTCGAGACCCCGCGGGAAGCGTCCACCTGAAACGGAAATCAGTAGTATTATTCATTCTTTCAAGTCCCATGAACTCAGTATTCACTACATCTTTATATAATTTCTTATCTTTTAAAAAGAGTGACCAATAGATGTCTTAAGACACTCATTGGCCACTCTTTTCTTTTATAATTCCTGACGTAATGCTTGGATCACATCAATTTTAGTAGCTTTGCGTGCTGGTCTCCAACCGGAGATCATTGCTACCCCAATACTAATAGTTGATGCTAAAGCCACTAGCTGCCAAGGGATTAATGAAAATGTAATAGATAAGTCTTGAAGTCCATCCTCTCCTAATGCAGCCCCAACAACCATCGGCAGTAGCCAGTTAGCTAGGAAGCTCACTGCGTATGAAATAATGACTGCAAGGACAGTCCCAATTATGCCAATCCACGCACTTTCCATTAAGAACAATCGTTGAATGAGTTTAGGGCTAGCTCCAATTGCTTTCATCACCCCAATTTCACGAGTTCGTTCGGTTACAGCCATTGTCATTGTATTGAAGATACCAATAGATGATATTAGAATTGCAATAGTTCCAACAAATATTAATCCAATCTTAAAGGCCATAAAGAACACATCGATTTGCTCTAATTGCTCTGAGACAGAATAGACGTTATAGCCCATATCCTTTAATTCTTTAGTTACTGATTTCACATGTTCTAAACTAGATGTATATATTTTTGTGGTTGTGTAAGTAAAGTTTTCCGGAATTTCTTCTGCATTTGCTTCATAAGCTCCTGTTAATTTCGGTAGCCATGATTTATCCATTAAAATACTTTGATCTACAATCCAGTCTCTTGCAGGGTTATCCGTTACACCTACTACTGTAAAATCCCATTGTTCTGGGAAAGCATCATCCGACTCATATGGTTGTAAAGATAATGAAACTGTTTCGCCTATCATCGACTTTTCATAGCCCTTTGGAAAATCTGCCTCTTCTAAACCTTCTTCCATCTTTGCACGTTCTGCGTCTGTCCATAAATTCTGTGCAAAGTGATAGCCTACTACTATTTCCGATTCATTTTGCGGTAAACGGCCTTCTGATAATTTTAGATTTGATTGTTCTTCCTCTTTCATATCAGTTAATAGCAAGTTTCCTTGTATCGAACGATCCTCGAATTGAAAATTTGTCATGACTTCCATGCTTGTTCTTTGGACGATTGCTCCAACATGTGGAACAGATTTTATTTCTTCCAGATTCAATTCTTCATCTTCATTCGGGTAAACTTCCACTTCCGTGATGGATTGATCTTGTAGGATTTCGTTGCGCATCGTATCTTGTATACCAAATCCAATGGAAGCTAGTACGATCAAAAATGCACAGCCCATTGTTGCGGCAAGCACTGTCATAAATACGCGTAGTTTATTTTTCTTAATATGTTGGCGAACAAAGTCGATCTGATCTTTAAATAACATTATAGAACATCCCCCTTCACTAATTCCCCGTCACGCATTTTAAATGTTCTATGCGCAATACTCGCCACTTCCTCGTCGTGCGTAATCATCACAAACGTTACGCCTAGTGTTTGATTTAAATTTTGTATTAACAATAAAATATCCTGTTCGGTTTCGGAATCTAGACTCCCAGTCGGCTCATCTGCAAATAGTATAGGTGGGTTAGTAATTACAGCACGTGCAATACTTACACGCTGCTGCTGTCCACCAGATAATTCATTTGGATAATGGTCCCCAACCTCCGTTAGCCCTACCTTGTCCATCATTTGTTGAACACTTGCTTTTCTTTGTTTCGGTGATATACCCTTTAGTTTCAAAGGTAGCTCTACATTTTCAAAAGCTGTTAATCCAGGCATCAGTTGAAAGTTTTGAAAGATGAACCCAAAATTATTTAAGCGAAATGCTGCTCTTTCCGTTTCATTTAAATTAGCTGTTTCTTGTCCATTTACTGTAATCGAACCATGCTCGGGACTCATAAATCCTGCTATTGTATGAAGCAAAGTCGACTTGCCAGATCCACTTTTTCCTACAATTGCCACGATTTCCCCCTGTTTTACTTCGAACGATAAACCTTTTAAAACCGGCACTTTTTTCTCTTTTCCTTTTTTTCCTATTAGAAATGTATGATTCACATGATTAACTTGTATCATTTATTTACCCTCCCGTTTCGCTACTTCACTAATTGTACCCACCAATTCTTAACATTCTAGAAGGATAAAAATGAAGAAATTCTTAAGATAGGTTGAAATGTGGACGGAGTCGTCTGATAGCCCTAACACCGTTCTTCAGCGACGAGCTTTGCGCGTCTTTATTAGCAAGATTGAAGCGAAACGAGGGGCTGGTATCCGGAACTGGACAATAAAATAAAAAATGCACGAAGTTTTCACTTCGTACACTCACATCACTTTTTTACATTTTAATAGCTACCCTTTTCGTAATCTGGCGGATAACCCATAGAACTATAATTATTATTACTACTACCCCTAGTATTGATATAGGTAAACCAAAGTCATATGAGGAGAAACTTTCTGATACTGTAAGTCCTAATCCAATACTTAATAATGCATTCTCTATGAGGATTAAGACAATTGAAATTGCGATGAACACTATACCGATTATCACTCCAAAGCGATAAAAGGCACTTCCTATTAACCAACCTAGTAGATAGAACGTTAAGAGGTTTAAAGTAACGATGAAAATCGCTAACAACCAGTTACTTTGAGGATCAACATAAGGAGCTATAATAATAGATTGAATAATGTCAGTGACAATCCCATCGTCTTCCATGTTGACTCTTTCTCCAAAAGTAGTAGTAAATACAGTAGACATGTTAAATATTTTCAAAACGAATAATTCAATTCCAGAAACTATACTCGTTATCACTGGCAGGGTAATAGAAAGCCCGACAGAAGCAAGTGCCGCTCCTTTAAAGTAATCTTTTCTCGTTACTCCATTACTAACATAGTGAGGCAAAAAACCATATGATGAAATTATACCTACTACAAGCATGAATATATTAGAAGCTACAAATGTCGAGACAAAATACAATTCCATATCATTGTCACTGTTAATAGCTAGGACAATTTTTACTATATGAATAGCGAACATTATTCCTAAGAAGCCGAATGCCCAAAATAGTTGAACCCAGAACAAATCTGTTGCTACCTTTGGAAAAATCGATGCTTTTTTCAACTTAATCATCCCCCTCTGTCAAATGTATAAACAGATCTTGAAGTGAAATAGGACCAACCTCGAGTCCCTTTTGCTGAGCCGCTTTTCGGTCACGATCATTCAGTTCTCCATATACCATAACGGACTTCGTATTTCCTAATTGTTGGGTATTTAACTGTTTCATCGGGCGTACAAATTCGTCTACAACCTCTGTCGCACCTGTAATGGAGGAACCTTTTGTTATTAGTGACTCAAAATCCTCTTGCAAAACGATACTTCCTTTATGCAAAATGATTACATCATCGAACAAGTAATCCATTTCGGAAACGAGATGTGTAGATAATATAATGATGCGCGGGTGGTTTGATTGGTCCTCTAACAATTCACGGTAAAATATATCTCTAGTCGGGGCATCCATCCCTAGGTAGGCCTCATCGAATATCGTAATCGGGGACCTGCTCGCTAGACCAATCGTTACATTTAGAGCAGACTGCATACCCTTTGAAAATTCTTTTATTGGTTTTTTTAACGGAAGTTTGAACTTTTGCACTAAATAGTCAGCGTATTTTGCATCAAACTTTGAACGGTATCTCGCTACATACTCTAGCGTTTCTTTTACGTTATCTGATTCATCTTTATAGTCTTTATTGAAGATGAAAGATACATATTGCATAACTTCTGCATTCTCGAATGGAGCTTCGCCACCAATTGTAACAGTTCCACTTGTTTGTTCCCTGAACGAAGCCAAGATAGACAGTAGAGATGTTTTTCCAGCACCATTCCTACCTAATAACCCGTAAACTTTTGGCTCATTTAGCATGAACGAAACATCCTTTAAAGCAGGGTAGGAACCATAAGTTAAGCTTAAATTGTTTACTGAAACATTTAAAGTCATTTAGAATCACTCCTTTTCACTTTGCTTAACAGCTGGATAATTTCGTTTTCGGTTATACCTAATTTCTCAGCTTCTCTCACTAGACCCACTATATAATCATCTACGAATGCGTCTTTCCGTTTTTGGACGAGCATTCCTTTAGCCCCTTCTGCTACAAACATCCCTATCCCCCGCTTTTTAAATAGTATTCCTTCTTCTACTAATTGATTGACCCCTTTTGATACGGTTGCATGATTTATCTTGTAGAAGCTAACCAATTGATTCGTAGAAGGTGCCTGCTCTCCTTCTTTTAATTGATCGTTTACAATTTGATCTTCAATTTTTTCCCGTATTTGCAAATAGATCGGTTTATCATGGTCGAAAAGTGTGCTCACTACAAAAACCTCTTCCCTTACCACTTATATGGTTATATACTTGTGTGTATAACCATAACAGCTAGAGTAATTTTCGTCAAGCAGGAGCTTTATCGTTAAAATTTATAAAAGGCAAACTTTCTTACAGCTAACCCCGTCTAATATTTAATACGTTCGAACGTTATAGTTATAAAAAGGAGCACACCCCTGTCATGACAAAATCAGAAAAGTTTCAACTAGTGGAAAACTATATAATTGAAAATCAAAATGCCCATTATCGGCTTGCCTTTAGCTATGTTAA is drawn from Psychrobacillus sp. INOP01 and contains these coding sequences:
- a CDS encoding GntR family transcriptional regulator, translating into MSTLFDHDKPIYLQIREKIEDQIVNDQLKEGEQAPSTNQLVSFYKINHATVSKGVNQLVEEGILFKKRGIGMFVAEGAKGMLVQKRKDAFVDDYIVGLVREAEKLGITENEIIQLLSKVKRSDSK
- a CDS encoding ATP-binding cassette domain-containing protein, which codes for MTLNVSVNNLSLTYGSYPALKDVSFMLNEPKVYGLLGRNGAGKTSLLSILASFREQTSGTVTIGGEAPFENAEVMQYVSFIFNKDYKDESDNVKETLEYVARYRSKFDAKYADYLVQKFKLPLKKPIKEFSKGMQSALNVTIGLASRSPITIFDEAYLGMDAPTRDIFYRELLEDQSNHPRIIILSTHLVSEMDYLFDDVIILHKGSIVLQEDFESLITKGSSITGATEVVDEFVRPMKQLNTQQLGNTKSVMVYGELNDRDRKAAQQKGLEVGPISLQDLFIHLTEGDD
- a CDS encoding FtsX-like permease family protein produces the protein MLFKDQIDFVRQHIKKNKLRVFMTVLAATMGCAFLIVLASIGFGIQDTMRNEILQDQSITEVEVYPNEDEELNLEEIKSVPHVGAIVQRTSMEVMTNFQFEDRSIQGNLLLTDMKEEEQSNLKLSEGRLPQNESEIVVGYHFAQNLWTDAERAKMEEGLEEADFPKGYEKSMIGETVSLSLQPYESDDAFPEQWDFTVVGVTDNPARDWIVDQSILMDKSWLPKLTGAYEANAEEIPENFTYTTTKIYTSSLEHVKSVTKELKDMGYNVYSVSEQLEQIDVFFMAFKIGLIFVGTIAILISSIGIFNTMTMAVTERTREIGVMKAIGASPKLIQRLFLMESAWIGIIGTVLAVIISYAVSFLANWLLPMVVGAALGEDGLQDLSITFSLIPWQLVALASTISIGVAMISGWRPARKATKIDVIQALRQEL
- a CDS encoding ABC transporter ATP-binding protein, which translates into the protein MIQVNHVNHTFLIGKKGKEKKVPVLKGLSFEVKQGEIVAIVGKSGSGKSTLLHTIAGFMSPEHGSITVNGQETANLNETERAAFRLNNFGFIFQNFQLMPGLTAFENVELPLKLKGISPKQRKASVQQMMDKVGLTEVGDHYPNELSGGQQQRVSIARAVITNPPILFADEPTGSLDSETEQDILLLIQNLNQTLGVTFVMITHDEEVASIAHRTFKMRDGELVKGDVL